The following coding sequences are from one Humulus lupulus chromosome X, drHumLupu1.1, whole genome shotgun sequence window:
- the LOC133803157 gene encoding uncharacterized protein LOC133803157: protein MGSRVNIIVSYNGVWEQKGEKWNFKAGSNTIIHVPIDVGYIELLEKLYSKLKVDRSLFDLKLEVPFTCNDFSVDPIEITDDEGVSALILENSKSLKHRVPLCVSSIAKNIALIDPSPRASVNMENHNQSCTAIPQTSTGPSVCMGGPSHNETFFPPTNLPHDDGYEYEPYVNDDPVALFGDDDERVEGCSSSDDNSEDQLSMLHVVQVDNLNVRPLPSRQESQGRRTAGSESSRPTTQDDGNRWSSPAYTAEDIPCPSYVIPTLSGVSCGVIEVGKVFENKLELKTKAHLYAMKQNFEFVVKKSGTEVWYITCKDPDCGWRLRGKRIPKSDMFEITRFTNKHTCSLDLRHKGHRQAAPWVIGHCIKKKYQTGSNAYMANNIREDIKNDYGIELSYGKAWRCREKALSYVRGTLEASYQKLPSYLFMLQQKNPGTLTDFVTEEDRFKYCFFSLGVSRRGFRTCRPVLCVDGTFLKTKYGGQMLCAVALDANNHLYPVAFGIVDSENHDSWKYFMSKLKEAIGEVEDLAFVSDRHASITHALETIFPDAYHGACYHHISMNVVAKFKTDHCHVLMYNAAYAFRKFEFHANFEKIKSKDPAIAQYLEGMGFDKWSRAYFPGNRYNIMTSNYAESFNNKTRDARSFPITTFVEFIRFTLQSWFCNRRETSEKTTTTLAPTYEKNLVDMAEKARFLIPYAIGRHEFHVLDGELNGEVDLLNKTCTCGVFQIIGIPCAHALSGSLKRGVNFYSLCSDYYKIETWRSSYTESIYPTGNEEEWIVPHDIMTITVRTPAQKNPVGRPKKKQGRPKTKRHPSNGDKLVVPRKCSTCGGLGHNRATCKVRV from the exons gttccagagttaatataattgtttcttacaacggtgtttgggaacagaaaggagaaaaatggaatttcaaagctggttcgaacactataatacatgtaccaattgatgttggttacatagaattattggagaagttgtattcaaagttgaaaGTGGATCGGTCATTGTTTGACTTAAAGTTGGAAGTGCCGTTTACATGCAATGATTTTAGTGTAGATCCCATTGAAATCACAGATGATGAAGGAGTTAGTGCTCTTATTCTTGAAAATTCAAAGTCCTTAAAACATCGGGTTCCTTTATGCGTTAGTTCGATTGCAAAGAACATTGCTCTtattgatccatctcctagagcgagTGTTAATATGGAAAATCATAATCAATCATGCACGGCTATTCCACAAACATCTACTGGGCCAAGTGTATGCATGGGAGGTCCTAGTCATAATGAAACCTTTTTTCCCCCAACAAATCTCCCGCATGATGATGGGTATGAGTATGAgccttatgtcaatgacgatccagttgccctttttggtgatgatgatgaaagagttGAGGGGTGCAGTAGTTCTGATGATAACTCAGAGGATCAGTTGTCGATGCTACATGTGGTTCAAGTAGATAATTTAAATGTACGACCATTGCCAAGTCGTCAAGAAAGCCAAGGACGGAGGACTGCTGGATCAGAGAGCAGTCGTCCAACTACACAAGATGATGgaaatagatggagttctccagcgtatactgctgaagatatcccatgcccctcttatgttatccccacgttatctggggtgagttgtggagtaatagaagttgggaaagtttttgagaacaagttagagttgaagacgaaggcacacttgtatgcaatgaagcagaacttcgagtttgtggtgaagaagtcaggtactgaagtttggtatatcacttgcaaggatcctgattgtgggtggagattgagggggaagagaattcctaaatctgatatgttcgagataactcgtttcaccaacaaacacacttgctcacttgacctccgacataaaggccatcgccaagctgcaccttgggttattggtcattgcataaagaaaaaatatcagactggatcgaatgcgtacatggcaaacaacataagagaggacattaagaatgattatggcattgagttatcatatggaaaagcttggagatgtcgagagaaggctctttcttatgtcagagggacactggAAGCATCCTACCAGAAGTTACCATCGTACCTGTTCATGCTTCAACAGAAAAATCCCGGGACGTTGACAGATTTTGTCACTGAGGAAGATCGATTCAAATATTGCTTTTTCTCACTCGGAGTTAGTAGAAGAGGGTTTCGTACATGTCGTCCTGTGTTATGTGTGGACGGTACCTTTTTAAAGACAAAATACGGTGGGCAGATGTTATGTGCAGTCGCACTGGATGCAAATAACCATCTATATCCAGTTGCATTTGGTATTGTGGATAGTGAGAATCatgattcttggaagtatttcatgtcaaAGCTAAAAGAAGCGATTGGGGAAGTCGAGGACCTGGCGTTTGTATCTGACAGGCATGCAAGTATTACACATGCCTTGGAAACTATTTTCCCCGATGCCTATCACGGTgcttgctaccaccacattagtatgaatgtggttgctaaattcaagactgaTCATTGTCATGTGTTGATGTATAATGCGGCATATGCTTTTAGGAAATTCGAGTTCCACGCTAACTtcgaaaaaatcaaatcaaaagacccagccattgctcaatacctagaaggaatgggttttgataagtggtcccgtgcttactttcctggaaatag gtataatataatgacaagcaattacgctgaaagtttcaacaataagACCCGGGACGCTAGGAGCTTTCCGATAACTACATTCGTCGAATTTATTCGCTTCACACTACAGTCCTGGTTCTGTAATAGGAGAGAAACTAGCGAGAAGACAACTACCACTCTTGCACCGACCTATGAGAAAAATTTGGTGGATATGGCTGAGAAAGCTCGATTCTTGATTCCTTATGCAATAGGGAGGCATGAGTTCCATGTGTTAGATGGTGAGCTGAATGGTGAAGTCGACCTCCTGAATAAGACATGCACATGCGGCGTGTTTCAGATTATTGGTATCCCATGTGCTCATGCACTATCTGGATCCCTTAAGCGAGGGGTGAACTTTTATTCGTTGTGTTCAGATTACTATAAAATTGAGACATGGAGGTCCTCTTACACAGAATCTATATATCCTACTGGTAACGAGGAAGAGTGGATTGTTCCACATGACATTATGACAATAACAGTGAGAACACCTGCGCAGAAAAACCCGgttggtcgtccaaagaagaaacaaggtaggcCTAAGACGAAACGCCATCCTTCCAATGGAGATAAATTGGTTGTTCCACGCAAGTGCAGCACTTGTGGAGGTCTAGGCCATAATAGGGCAACTTGTAAAGTTCGTGTTTGA